A stretch of Amblyraja radiata isolate CabotCenter1 chromosome 34, sAmbRad1.1.pri, whole genome shotgun sequence DNA encodes these proteins:
- the cers3 gene encoding ceramide synthase 3 isoform X1: protein MCKRQRRLAGGWAVGPGKMLQTLSDWFWWDHLWLPRNVTWADLQDTEDYEYATVSHLYVTVIYALLLIVVRYLFERLVATPLAKVMGLKEQARLKATHNPVLENVFVSVSKHPNKSQLEGLSKKCSCSIRQAERWFRRRRNQDRPSLMKKFREACWRCTFYLLAFTGGITVLIDKPWFYDTWEVWVGYPKQSLLPSQYWYYIIELSFYWSLLFSIASDVKRKDFQEQIIHHLATIILLSFSWCANYIRVGTLVMAVHDASDILLESAKMFNYAGWKSLCNSLFIVFAAVFIITRLIIFPFWIIHCTWVYPVHHYPPFFGYYFFNVMLVVLQMLHVFWAFLILRMMAKFLFSKLDGDDRSDMEECEASSEEEGMKNGTGANGRPSVNSHH from the exons ATGTGTAAACGCCAGCGCCGGCTGGCTGGAGGCTGGGCTGTCGGCCCCGG GAAGATGTTGCAGACTCTGAGCGACTGGTTTTGGTGGGATCACCTGTGGCTTCCCCGGAATGTGACATGGGCCGATCTGCAGGACACAGAGGACTATGAATATGCAACGGTCTCTCATTTATATGTCACCGTCATCTACGCCCTGCTCCTTATAGTGGTCCGATATTTATTTGAAAG GCTGGTAGCGACCCCACTTGCCAAAGTCATGGGGCTCAAGGAACAAGCCCGGTTAAAGGCCACACATAACCCTGTTCTAGAAAACGTTTTTGTCTCAGTTTCCAAACATCCAAACAAG TCACAGTTAGAAGGGCTGTCTAAGAAATGCAGCTGTTCTATACGGCAAGCGGAGCGATGGTTTAGGAGGAGGCGGAACCAGGACAGACCGAGTTTGATGAAAAAGTTTCGCGAAGCTTG CTGGCGATGTACCTTTTATCTGCTGGCATTTACTGGTGGGATCACTGTCCTCATTGAT AAACCGTGGTTTTACGACACCTGGGAGGTCTGGGTGGGATACCCCAAACAG TCATTGTTACCCTCTCAATATTGGTACTACATCATCGAACTGAGCTTCTACTGGTCACTATTGTTCAGCATTGCATCGGATGTCAAAAGAAAG GATTTTCAAGAACAAATAATTCATCATTTAGCAACGatcatcctgctgagtttctcctggtGTGCGAACTACATCCGTGTGGGAACGCTGGTGATGGCCGTACATGATGCCTCGGACATCTTGTTGGAG TCGGCCAAGATGTTTAATTATGCCGGGTGGAAATcgctctgtaactccctcttcaTCGTGTTTGCCGCTGTGTTTATAATCACCAGGCTCATCATCTTCCCTTTTTG GATCATCCACTGTACCTGGGTCTATCCCGTTCACCACTACCCACCATTCTTCGGATATTATTTCTTCAACGTCATGCTGGTTGTCCTTCAGATGCTTCATGTTTTCTGGGCGTTCCTCATCCTGCGGATGATGGCAAAGTTTCTCTTCAGTAAG
- the cers3 gene encoding ceramide synthase 3 isoform X2 produces MLQTLSDWFWWDHLWLPRNVTWADLQDTEDYEYATVSHLYVTVIYALLLIVVRYLFERLVATPLAKVMGLKEQARLKATHNPVLENVFVSVSKHPNKSQLEGLSKKCSCSIRQAERWFRRRRNQDRPSLMKKFREACWRCTFYLLAFTGGITVLIDKPWFYDTWEVWVGYPKQSLLPSQYWYYIIELSFYWSLLFSIASDVKRKDFQEQIIHHLATIILLSFSWCANYIRVGTLVMAVHDASDILLESAKMFNYAGWKSLCNSLFIVFAAVFIITRLIIFPFWIIHCTWVYPVHHYPPFFGYYFFNVMLVVLQMLHVFWAFLILRMMAKFLFSKLDGDDRSDMEECEASSEEEGMKNGTGANGRPSVNSHH; encoded by the exons ATGTTGCAGACTCTGAGCGACTGGTTTTGGTGGGATCACCTGTGGCTTCCCCGGAATGTGACATGGGCCGATCTGCAGGACACAGAGGACTATGAATATGCAACGGTCTCTCATTTATATGTCACCGTCATCTACGCCCTGCTCCTTATAGTGGTCCGATATTTATTTGAAAG GCTGGTAGCGACCCCACTTGCCAAAGTCATGGGGCTCAAGGAACAAGCCCGGTTAAAGGCCACACATAACCCTGTTCTAGAAAACGTTTTTGTCTCAGTTTCCAAACATCCAAACAAG TCACAGTTAGAAGGGCTGTCTAAGAAATGCAGCTGTTCTATACGGCAAGCGGAGCGATGGTTTAGGAGGAGGCGGAACCAGGACAGACCGAGTTTGATGAAAAAGTTTCGCGAAGCTTG CTGGCGATGTACCTTTTATCTGCTGGCATTTACTGGTGGGATCACTGTCCTCATTGAT AAACCGTGGTTTTACGACACCTGGGAGGTCTGGGTGGGATACCCCAAACAG TCATTGTTACCCTCTCAATATTGGTACTACATCATCGAACTGAGCTTCTACTGGTCACTATTGTTCAGCATTGCATCGGATGTCAAAAGAAAG GATTTTCAAGAACAAATAATTCATCATTTAGCAACGatcatcctgctgagtttctcctggtGTGCGAACTACATCCGTGTGGGAACGCTGGTGATGGCCGTACATGATGCCTCGGACATCTTGTTGGAG TCGGCCAAGATGTTTAATTATGCCGGGTGGAAATcgctctgtaactccctcttcaTCGTGTTTGCCGCTGTGTTTATAATCACCAGGCTCATCATCTTCCCTTTTTG GATCATCCACTGTACCTGGGTCTATCCCGTTCACCACTACCCACCATTCTTCGGATATTATTTCTTCAACGTCATGCTGGTTGTCCTTCAGATGCTTCATGTTTTCTGGGCGTTCCTCATCCTGCGGATGATGGCAAAGTTTCTCTTCAGTAAG
- the lins1 gene encoding protein Lines homolog 1 — MMEKCLIYHRQFYSEMLAGEKPGKSSHELAVFLYPDVCEKDSIFSIEMKKSNQVYNFHGDSVSVDSHGTLLDHHSSTTEGQNEMLLLQMNMIHLLSSKLYSEIPREDVRETYLKTITILLEDMEIIPKLALLFGCQDKLLSHMAMKCIASLILVQILFTKLPIDSWMNSCLDILSKEPGSQQSAHWVQTVTVIVKDILKGKSQDKTGTLQKLLIPMDTALHNLYLFTFSSCRGGSQTRGDFTQPDDESVATISQLAVVHSLEVMVGIRNHLELNLSCLKILYLHTPLVLDFVTSSAQYFIKKKLILLLKMCMLGQASDDACNPCHASSQQDSHLHGDLLEVSFTLLQAVSLGWLKRIPVNPRPCLFGGSEILDVENNTPGPDMVMLRTVSLIFIKAMEINLKNTMDAVKDKGCLKNELQSCLSQLMLFLKMHLQGCAQFQQLPHPCAWVSFVFVEQDDDLVEVASALLTIYTHCRGFLETDAQENVATSQEAHGQWFNPHCIFLLLLKSLAFDHHVLLDFLISSETCFLEYLVKYLRLLRKDWQSFCCICAQFDASSEPFCPPPDNEVCKNHVFTAEIKRDSETLGEGSRNTFVSPQIPWPSPPKEEPGSSCDPDLVVNSKMTQLLRLVDYNTSDNSDSDDGETTCLNIGSKGDVEMSNSGTADKIVQQKAQTMGNIKNVNTYSCEKNPEMELSLEGMLKKFIGCLRELRKTIGRLQGRGLFPYNATPLLKLLLDIETCNQCKLSITINEGNITDDSGNSL; from the exons ATGATGGAGAAATGCCTGATATATCACCGTCAATTCTACAGTGAGATGTTGGCTGGAGAAAAGCCCGGTAAAAGCAGTCATGAACTAGCAGTGTTCCTTTATCCTGATGTGTGTGAGAAAGACTCCATCTTTTCCATAGAAATGAAGAAAAGTAACCAGGTATATAATTTCCATGGGGACTCAGTGTCTGTAGACAGTCATGGCACACTACTAGATCACCATTCATCAACAACTGAAGGTCAGAATGAAATGTTGTTGCTTCAAATGAACatgattcacctgctgagttccaagCTGTATTCTGAAATACCAAGAGAAGATGTCAGAGAAACGTATTTGAAGACCATAACAATACTATTAGAAGATATGGAAATTATACCTAAATTG GCTCTCTTGTTTGGCTGCCAAGATAAGTTGTTGTCTCACATGGCAATGAAATGTATTGCATCTTTGATTCTGGTTCAGATTTTATTTACG AAGCTGCCCATTGATAGTTGGATGAACAGCTGTCTGGACATTCTGTCCAAAGAGCCTGGAAGTCAGCAATCAGCTCATTGGGTCCAAACTGTTACAGTGATAGTCAAAGACATCTTGAAGGGGAAATCTCAGGACAAGACAG GTACTTTACAGAAGCTGCTCATCCCGATGGATACAGCACTCCATAACCTGTATCTCTTCACCTTTTCCTCATGTCGTGGTGGCAGCCAAACAAGGGGAGATTTTACACAACCTGATGATGAAAGTGTTGCTACAATCAGCCAGCTTGCTGTTGTACATTCGCTTGAAGTTATGGTTGGGATTCGAAACCATCTGGAACTAAACCTGTCTTGCCTAAAGATATTATATCTGCATACCCCACTAGTACTTGATTTTGTCACTTCCTCTGCTCAATACTTCATTAAGAAGAAGCTGATTTTGCTGCTTAAAATGTGTATGCTTGGCCAGGCAAGTGATGATGCCTGCAATCCCTGCCATGCAAGTTCTCAGCAAGATAGCCACTTACACGGTGACTTACTGGAGGTATCTTTCACGTTGCTACAGGCTGTGAGTTTGGGATGGTTAAAGCGGATTCCTGTGAATCCCAGGCCATGTCTCTTTGGAGGCAGTGAGATACTCGATGTAGAAAATAATACTCCTGGTCCAGACATGGTAATGTTGAGGACTGTAAGCCTTATATTTATCAAAGCCATGGAGATTAATCTGAAGAATACAATGGACGCAGTGAAAGATAAAG GCTGCCTGAAGAATGAACTCCAGTCATGTCTGTCTCAGCTGATGCTGTTTCTGAAGATGCATCTCCAGGGCTGTGCACAGTTCCAGCAGCTGCCTCATCCATGTGCCTGGGTTTCCTTTGTCTTTGTGGAGCAGGATGATGATCTAGTAGAGGTTGCCAGTGCACTACTAACCATCTATACACACTGCCGAGG aTTTTTGGAAACAGATGCTCAGGAAAATGTAGCAACCTCTCAAGAAGCCCATGGACAATGGTTCAATCCACATTGTATCTTCCTGCTGTTGTTGAAGAGTTTAGCATTTGATCATCATGTCTTGCTGGATTTTCTGATTTCCAGTGAAACTTGTTTCCTGGAGTACTTGGTGAAATATTTGCGTCTACTCCGGAAGGACTGGCAATCCTTCTGTTGCATTTGTGCTCAGTTTGATGCTTCCTCAGAACCATTTTGTCCACCACCTGATAATGAAGTTTGCAAGAACCATGTTTTCACTGCTGAGATCAAGCGAGACAGTGAAACTCTTGGCGAAGGTTCAAGAAACACATTTGTGAGCCCTCAGATACCATGGCCTTCTCCACCCAAGGAAGAGCCTGGCTCCAGCTGTGATCCTGACCTCGTGGTGAACAGTAAAATGACCCAGTTACTGAGGCTGGTGGATTATAACACCTCGGACAACTCTGATAGTGATGACGGGGAGACCACCTGCTTGAATATTGGCAGTAAAGGTGATGTTGAAATGAGTAACAGCGGAACAGCCGATAAGATAGTGCAGCAGAAGGCACAAACAATGGGGAACATCAAAAATGTAAATACATATAGTTGTGAAAAGAATCCAGAAATGGAATTATCCTTGGAAGGAATGTTGAAGAAATTCATAGGGTGTTTGCGTGAGTTGAGGAAAACCATTGGGCGATTGCAGGgaaggggtctgtttccatacaatGCAACGCCGCTGCTAAAACTGCTGTTGGATATTGAGACATGCAACCAATGCAAGCTCAGCATTACCATCAATGAAGGAAATATCACAGATGATTCAGGCAACAGTCTTTAA